GCCAGCAGCGCTCGGTCGGGTCGTCCGCGTCGAGGTTGTACTCGCTGTCCTTGCAGGTACAGCCGCCGTCTTCGACGATGTACTCGTCCTCGTAGCCGACGACGATCGTGAAATCCCGGTAGGACTTCACGCGGTTTTCGCCGACGGCTTCGATGGCGCGAACCCCGCGGTCGCCGTGGATCCTCGAGATGTCGCCGACGATCTCGGGCGTGAGTTCGCCGGCTTCCTCGAGGGCAGCCTGCCATCGCTCGACGGGGTTGGCCTCCGACACACCTGCAACTGTGTAGCGAACTGTAAAATCGGTTTGGTTGTCCGTCGCTCCGATACCGACAGTCCGCGGTGATTCACGGAATCCCGTACTCCCCGACGGCTCTCGAGAGCCGCTACCCCGTTCGTCCCGTCCACTGAGCCGCGCGAGACCACACCGTTTTTCGCCCGCTACCGACGAGAGGTGGTATGCGCGTCACCGAGGGCGGAGTCGAACTCGAGGTGCCCGGCGAACAGACGGAGGGCATCGAGGAGGCGGTCTTCTACAACCCGCGACAGGAGTTGAACCGGGACCTGACGATCGCGACGCTGCGGGCCTATCGCGAGCGCGAGGAACGGGCCACGTCGTATCTCGACGCGATGACTGCAAGCGGCGTCCGGGGCGTCCGAGCCGCCGCCGACGGCTGGGACGTCACCTGCTGTGACGTCGACGAGGAAGCGGTCGACCTCGCGCGATCGAACCTCGAGCGAAACGACTGCGACGACGCGCGGGTCGAACACCGCAACGTCAATTCCCTCATGCACGAGGAGCCGTTCGACGTGATCGATCTCGATCCCTACGGGACGCCGATGCCCTTCGCAGACGCCGCGTTCGCGAACTGTCGCGACCTCGTCTGCGTCACCGCGACCGACACCGCGCCGCTGTGCGGCGCACACTTCAACAGCGGCGTCCGGTCGTACTCGGCGGTCCCGCGAAATACGGACTACCACGCCGAGATGGGCGTTCGGGTCCTCGTCTCCGCGCTCGCCCGAAGCGCCGCCCGCTTCGACGTCGGCATCGAGCCGATCCTGACCCACGCCACCAGCCACTACGTCCGGACCTACCTCGAGCTCGAGCGCAAGCCGACCGCTTCCGACGCTTCGATCGAAGAATTAGGCCAGCTCTACCACTGCGAAGACTGTCTCTACCGGGAGGCCGACGGCGGTCTGATCGCGGAGCCGCTCGAGCGGTGCCCGCGCTGTGAGGGCAATCGGATGCTCACCGCCGGCCCGGTCTGGCTCGGCCCCGTTCGGGACCCGGCGTTCGTCGACGCGGTTCGCGACGAGATCCCCTATACGTTCGATACCGCGCCGGAGGCTCGAGAGCTCTGCGACACGCTCGCGGCGGAACTCGACGAGCCGACCCACTACGACCAGCACAAGCTCTGCCGGAACTGGGGGCTGCCCGCGAACGCGATGGACGAATTTCTGGCAGATCTTCGCGACGCGGGCTATGCGGCCTCGCGTGCTCACTACGGAGGGACGACGTTCAAGACGGACGCGAGCGTCGGGGAGATTCGGGCGGCGACCGAAGATAACCTCGATTGATCGACTCAGTCGAGATCGGCGTGCAGGCGGACGAGGCCGCATTCGGGACAGCAGACTCCGTCGACGCTCGCCGTCTCGCTGAGACCGAGTTTCCCGAGCATCCCGTCACGTTTCCCGGTATCGATCACGAGGCCGAATCCGTCGTTGGACCGGAGCGATGTCGGTTCCATCGATACGCCGCAGTCGGGACAGCGTCGCTGCTCCATGCGATGCAGTCAACGAGTTAACAGAAAAGGCCACTGATTCGAGTCGCGACTCGCGGCGGCCGTCGGTCGGGTTCCCTGTTACTATCTGCCACAAAAGAAGGCCACCGACCGAAACGAGCGACTACAGCGACGAAGGGGGTTCCCAGCCGTATCGGTCGGGGATATTGGGTTCGCGTAACGACCTGTTGCGTTTTTGTTAGGCGAAACTACATATGCCGGACCGCGTCGAAGGACCACGCGTGATCGATTATACACGAGGACTCGAGGTTACCGGGCGGGCCTTTCGACTCGCCAGGGAGCAACAGCTGACGCTCCTCTCTGCCGGGGTCGCGTACTACGGATTCCTCTCGCTCGTCCCGCTGATGTTGCTGGCGCTCGCGCTCGCCGCATCGATCGGCGGCGAGGTCCTCGCCGACCGGCTCACCGCGGCCGCGAGCGACGTTCTCACGTTACAGGCCCAGCAACTACTCACGGAGGCGGTCAACGACCAGACCGGTCGACGGGGAGCCACCGTCGTCGGTATTCTCGGCCTGCTCTGGGGTTCGAGCCGCGTCCTTCGCGGCCTCGATCGGGCCTTCTCACAGGTTTACGGCACCGTGGGGGAGAAGTCGCTCCTCGATACGATCTGGGACGCGACGATCGTCTCGATCGTCATCGCGCTGGGACTGACGCTGGTGGGAGTCCTCGAGCTCGCGTTCCGGCTCCTCCCCTGGCTCGAGGTGACGGTCGTAGCCCAGTTGTTCGTCCTGTTGGGACTGGTCGTGACGTTCCTGCCCCTATATGTCGTCTTCCCCGATGCGGACGTCGGGCTCCGCGAGGCCGCACCGGGAACCGTCATCGCGGCGGTCGGCTGGTACGCGCTGAGCCAGACGTTTTCGCTATACGCGGGTCTGCTCACGGAATACGCGGTATACGGCGCGCTCGGAGCCGTCTTCCTCGTGCTCATCTGGCTGTACGCCGGCGCGATCATCCTCATCTTCGCGGCGGTGATCAATGCCGTCCTCGCCAACCGTGAAGTGGATCGGCAGCTACAAAGTCCCGGACATCGACAGATTCCGACAGAAGCGATGACCGACGACGCAACGGGTGCCGACGAGGGAGCCGCGGAGGACCGCGCGAGCGACCGTTCGACCGCGAGAAGCGCCAGCGCCCGGACGCGCGACCGCTCGAGCGACGCCGCAGCCCTCCGCGAGGAGATCGAGCGGCTGCGCGACCGCGTGGACGCGTTCGAAGACAACGTCGAGGACCGCACGGTCAGGAAAGAGTCCCTCGAGAGCGAGCTCAAGCGCTACGTTCGACGACGGGTTCGGCGCGGCCACGCACACGACTGGGGACCGTACCTCGTCTTGCTGTACGGGACGGCGATGTCGATCGCCGCATTCTACTTCCTCGAGGGGATCTACGCGATCCTCTCGATGCTGGTCGTCTGGACCTCGACGCTGGGCGTCTACGTCCTGATGGTCCTGTTCGGCTTCGGGATCTCCCTGCTCGGGCTCCCCGGCCGCGTCCGGAACGTGATCGGCGACCGCCGTTCCTGAGAACGCGTCGACTGCGGTTCGTCGGATCAGTCCGTCGGCTCTCGACCCTTTTCGTCGACTCCCGAACGCGTCCCCGGATCACACTCCGACGATCGATGCCAGCAGTGTCGCTCAAGCGGGACGGCGTCGCCGAGAAATCGATCCCGATCGGCGGCTCGGCGGGCCGCGGGAGCGGTGGACCTACGGTTGTGATGGAACCGCCCGACGGACGAACCGCCGTACCCGGTCCGTGTACGTCGCCGGCCGGTGGAGGTTACAGATGTGGCCGACGCCGGCGAGTACCTCGACGCGACCGTCCTGCGCCGCGGCGGCGTGGGCCTGCTCTCCGCGGCGCATGAGTTTGTCGTTCTCCCCGTTGAGGATCAGCGTCGAGCCCGGATAGGTCGAGAGCTTCGCCCGGAAGTCGACGCCCGCGATGTCCGGTGCCGCGTCGCCGAACTGCTTGGGGTAGAACCCCGAGTCGATGATTTCCCGCTCGATGTCCGGCGGGAGCTCCCGGTTTCGCACCCAGCGGGTCGCGAGCTTCTCGCCGGCGCGTTTCCCGAGATCCGGTTTGGTCAGGAGCCGCGTCAGTCCGCCGGTCAGCCGCGTGCCGAGTTGCAGCGTATTCACCGGGTTCACGCTGCTCCCCGACAGCACCAGCGCATCGACCTGCTCGGGATGACGGTAGGCGTACTCCGTCGCCGCGTAGCCGCCGAGCGAGAGCCCGACGAGTACCGCCGATCCGTCGGTGTGCGTCTCGAAAACCTCCTCGAGGACGTCGATGGCCGGCTCCATCCGGAACGGCTTGCCGGCGCGGGTCCCGTGGCCCGGCAAGTCGGGAGCGATGGTGTGATACTCCTCCGCAAGCTCGCGCTGTTGGGGGAGCCACATCGTCCGCGTGAACATCGCACCGTGTACGAACACGATCGACTGTGCGTCCGAAGGGCCGGTAACGTGGACGCCCTCGGTGCCGCCACTCTCGTCCGTCCAGTTCATAGCAGGTGGTGTATCACGAGCACGGTCTTAGAAGTCTGCCCGGCGTCTCACGGCTCGGAGTCGACACGAACAGTTTCCAACGTGAATCGGTCGGCACCAGTACTCGGGTTCGGCTCGCAAGCCGAACTCGAGGAGCTGCGAACGGAAGCGGCTACGAACGGAACGGGGAGGGCGAGGGGCAACAGGAACAGCGGCCGTCTCGCTCTCGAGAGATCCGCGTTCGGGTGTACGATCACCGCTCCTCGCCGTCGGTATCGGCCACGTCCCCGGCGTTCCTCGTCCCGCCGACCCCGCCGGCGAGCTCACCTTCCAACCCTCAGTCTACGAACTCGTCGCGTTCGGAACTCGTATCGGCCGTCGAATCGGTCCGATCCGGAAGCGTCCCGTCGAGTCGGATCGCGCCGTCGGTGATCTCTCTAACGGACGCTCGGTCGAGCGTTCGGGTCTCCTCGGCAGCCTTGTCCCAGCCGAGCGACGACTTGATCGACCCCACGACCGCCGGATCCGGTCGCACGTGGGCGACGGCTCCCTCGACTGCGACCACGACGCCGACGTCCTCGCCG
This portion of the Natrinema salinisoli genome encodes:
- a CDS encoding tRNA (guanine(26)-N(2))-dimethyltransferase, whose product is MRVTEGGVELEVPGEQTEGIEEAVFYNPRQELNRDLTIATLRAYREREERATSYLDAMTASGVRGVRAAADGWDVTCCDVDEEAVDLARSNLERNDCDDARVEHRNVNSLMHEEPFDVIDLDPYGTPMPFADAAFANCRDLVCVTATDTAPLCGAHFNSGVRSYSAVPRNTDYHAEMGVRVLVSALARSAARFDVGIEPILTHATSHYVRTYLELERKPTASDASIEELGQLYHCEDCLYREADGGLIAEPLERCPRCEGNRMLTAGPVWLGPVRDPAFVDAVRDEIPYTFDTAPEARELCDTLAAELDEPTHYDQHKLCRNWGLPANAMDEFLADLRDAGYAASRAHYGGTTFKTDASVGEIRAATEDNLD
- a CDS encoding YihY/virulence factor BrkB family protein — its product is MPDRVEGPRVIDYTRGLEVTGRAFRLAREQQLTLLSAGVAYYGFLSLVPLMLLALALAASIGGEVLADRLTAAASDVLTLQAQQLLTEAVNDQTGRRGATVVGILGLLWGSSRVLRGLDRAFSQVYGTVGEKSLLDTIWDATIVSIVIALGLTLVGVLELAFRLLPWLEVTVVAQLFVLLGLVVTFLPLYVVFPDADVGLREAAPGTVIAAVGWYALSQTFSLYAGLLTEYAVYGALGAVFLVLIWLYAGAIILIFAAVINAVLANREVDRQLQSPGHRQIPTEAMTDDATGADEGAAEDRASDRSTARSASARTRDRSSDAAALREEIERLRDRVDAFEDNVEDRTVRKESLESELKRYVRRRVRRGHAHDWGPYLVLLYGTAMSIAAFYFLEGIYAILSMLVVWTSTLGVYVLMVLFGFGISLLGLPGRVRNVIGDRRS
- a CDS encoding alpha/beta fold hydrolase; protein product: MNWTDESGGTEGVHVTGPSDAQSIVFVHGAMFTRTMWLPQQRELAEEYHTIAPDLPGHGTRAGKPFRMEPAIDVLEEVFETHTDGSAVLVGLSLGGYAATEYAYRHPEQVDALVLSGSSVNPVNTLQLGTRLTGGLTRLLTKPDLGKRAGEKLATRWVRNRELPPDIEREIIDSGFYPKQFGDAAPDIAGVDFRAKLSTYPGSTLILNGENDKLMRRGEQAHAAAAQDGRVEVLAGVGHICNLHRPATYTDRVRRFVRRAVPSQP